The DNA sequence TGCAAGTTCATCATCGAATACAGTTTATCCAATTCAGCTGCACTATAATTACTTGGTTCTCTCAAGTTTTTATAGAGGAAAGGATTTTTAATGGTAAAGCCGTCAAAATGCTCACCATCAGTTGAGTAGTACTTCTTACCAATAACCATAGCAGATGTGTGTGGAGCTACTTTGATACTCGTGTAAGGAGAGAGTTCATGGTAGAGGAATTTCCCATCACTAGTATAATGAGGGATAAACTCGCTTCCTTCATCCACTGCTGTCAAATCACTTTGATTCATATAGCCAGACAAGCCAGAAATCGAAACTGCAAGTCGGCCACCTTTTCGCGTCGAGCTATCCAGTGAAACGATGCTTCCTTGGTTAATGTAACTCAAGATATCTCCAGATGCACTATAGACATAGGCTGTGATTGGTTTAACTTTGTAATATTTGGTTTTATCCGCAACATGCCATTTACCGGAAGCATCCAAGGTATGACCATCTACAGTCTCGTTTTTTGCCATGTAACCGCCTGATTTAAGGTAGTACCATGATTGATCGGATGAATCGTAGATAAGCTCTTTCTCAGCCATCTTCCCATTTGACTTGAGGTAGAACCAGTTATTCTTGTACCATACCCACTCACTCGCAGCCATATAACCGCCAGATTTGAGATAGTAATAACCATTATCCCAGATCCATTCTTTATCAACATAATTCCCATCAGAGTTGATATAGAACCAAGAGTTATAATTCTTATCAAAGAGCCAACCTTTACCTGCTTTTGCTCCACTGCTCGTCACATAGGTGCGGTCAATCCAAGTTTCTGTGGAGAGGTAGCCACCGGATTTGAAATGGTAATCCTTGCCTTTGATCGTTTCCCAGCCTTTTTCAGCATAGGTTCCGTCTGCTTTCAAGTAAAACCACGAGTTATAATTTTTGTCAAAGAGCCATTCGGATTTCAGTTTAGCTCCACTCTTTGCAACATAGAAGCGGTCAATCCAACGTTCAGTGGAAAGATAGCCTCCAAATTTGAAATGGTAATCTTTACCTTTAATCGTTTCCCAGCCTTTTTCGGCATAGCTACCGTCTGCTTTCAAGTAAAACCAAGAATCGTAATTCTTATCAAAGAGCCATTCGGATTTCAGTTTGGCTCCACTCTTTGCAACATAGAAGCGGCCAATCCAGCGCTCGGTAGAAAGATAGCCTCCAAATTTGAAATGGTAGTCCTTTCCATCTATGGTTTGCCAGCCATTTTCAGCATAGGTACCATCTTGTTGAATGTAGAACCAACTGCTATAGTTATCATCATAAATCCAACCTTGTTTGACCTTATTACCATTTTCTGACAAATAGTTCTTACCAAGCCAAGTACTTTTCAGCATTTTACCTTGAGAATTAACGTAGTATTGGTTTCCACCTTGAGTGACCCACTCATCTTTGGCCATTTTCCCATCTTCTTTAAGGTAATATTTTTCCTGACCTTGTTGGATCCACTCATTTTGAGCTTTCTGACCATCAGACTTGAGATAATACCAAGATTGTTTTTCTTGGTCAAACACCCATTGATTCTTGACCTTAGTACCACTTTCAGCTACATAGTACTGGTTAATCCACGTTTTTGTAGCTAATTTTCCAGCTTCGTTAAAATAGTAATCCTTATCACCAACAGTCAGCCAGCCGTTTTCTGCACGTTGTCCATCAGCCTTAAGATAAAACCAATTCTGATACGTTTGGTCAAAGATCCATTGGTTGGTTACTTGTTTTCCATCAGCTTTGAGGTAGGTCTTTCCTTGCCAAGTCCCTTCATCTGCTTTTGCTGTTTCTACTACAGTAAAAAAACACCCCAATAAGCCAGCACTTACTAGGGCCACTTTCCATCGTTTCATTTAAATGCTCCAATAACGTTTTCTAAACCCTATTGTAACATAGTTAACCAACGGAAATATTACAAATTGATGAAGATTCTATTTCTTGTTGACGATAAGGAGTGTCTAGCTTATCTCAGACTGGCTTTGACTTCCTGACGGAGATCTTCCAAGCTGCTAATGCCATATTTGTCCATGACTTTTGGTAAATGTTCGATGATATCAGGACAGGCATAAGGATTGGTAAAGTTGGCTGTTCCAACTCCGATGGCAGACGCTCCAGCCAGATACATTTCTAAAGCAGCTTCTGCCGAATCCACTCCTCCCATTCCAATAATGGGAAGGTCTGTTGTTTGGGCGACTTGACGGATGAGTTTGAGGGCTACTGGAAAGACTGCTGGACCTGACATTCCA is a window from the Streptococcus oralis genome containing:
- a CDS encoding glucosaminidase domain-containing protein, which produces MKRWKVALVSAGLLGCFFTVVETAKADEGTWQGKTYLKADGKQVTNQWIFDQTYQNWFYLKADGQRAENGWLTVGDKDYYFNEAGKLATKTWINQYYVAESGTKVKNQWVFDQEKQSWYYLKSDGQKAQNEWIQQGQEKYYLKEDGKMAKDEWVTQGGNQYYVNSQGKMLKSTWLGKNYLSENGNKVKQGWIYDDNYSSWFYIQQDGTYAENGWQTIDGKDYHFKFGGYLSTERWIGRFYVAKSGAKLKSEWLFDKNYDSWFYLKADGSYAEKGWETIKGKDYHFKFGGYLSTERWIDRFYVAKSGAKLKSEWLFDKNYNSWFYLKADGTYAEKGWETIKGKDYHFKSGGYLSTETWIDRTYVTSSGAKAGKGWLFDKNYNSWFYINSDGNYVDKEWIWDNGYYYLKSGGYMAASEWVWYKNNWFYLKSNGKMAEKELIYDSSDQSWYYLKSGGYMAKNETVDGHTLDASGKWHVADKTKYYKVKPITAYVYSASGDILSYINQGSIVSLDSSTRKGGRLAVSISGLSGYMNQSDLTAVDEGSEFIPHYTSDGKFLYHELSPYTSIKVAPHTSAMVIGKKYYSTDGEHFDGFTIKNPFLYKNLREPSNYSAAELDKLYSMMNLQDSPLAGKGATFKEAEERYGVNALYLMAHSALESSWGRSQIARDKNNFFGIAAYDTSPYLSAKSFDDVDKGILGAAKWIRENYIDYGRDHLGNKATGMNVRYASDPYWGEKIASIMMTINSKLGGKD